The Arachis duranensis cultivar V14167 chromosome 9, aradu.V14167.gnm2.J7QH, whole genome shotgun sequence genomic sequence CAGTTTTGTTGGACAAGTTCCAAGTCTAGGAATGTTGAAACACCTTCACTGGCTAaacttaaattataataatctaGGCAATGGTTCAGATAATGACTTGGATTTTACTACATCTTTGGTAAATTGTACCAAAttggaaaatttgattttgtcAACCAACAAATTTGGGGGTCCTTTGCCCAACTCCATAGGTAATTTGTCAAGCCAACTCATTCGACTATATCTTGGTGATAACCAGATATATGGAACTATTCCTGAATCTATAGGaaattacataaatttaatTGCCTTGGTTCTAGAATACAATCAATTTACTGGGACTGTTCCAAATACTTTTGGGAAGCTTCATAAGCTCCAACTGTTAGGTTTGGGGATAAACCAACTATCAGGACAGATACCTAGCTCCTTGGGTAATCTTACTCAATTGCTTCAAATAAGCATTTCAAACAACAAGTTGGAAGGAAAAATTCCACCCATAGTTGGAAATTGGCAAAAGTTACAATACCTGGAACTTTCAGGGAACAATCTTAGTGGTGCTATACCTTTGGAGGTATTCAGCCTTTTCACCTTGTCAACATTGTTGAACTTATCTCATAACTCATTTTCTGGCACTCTATCCGTCGAGGTAGGAACCCTTAATAACCTTGGCACTTTGGATCTATCTAAAAATGATCTGTTTGGAGAGATTCCCACAACCATAGGAGAGTGTATAAATTTGGAATACCTAAACTTACAGGGGAATTCCTTCTATGGGACAATACCTCCATCAATTGCTTCATTAAAGAGCCTCATCCAATTGGATCTATCACAAAACAAATTGTCTGGATCGATTCCAACAGCATTGCAGAGCCTTTCTCTACTAACATACTTAAATTTGTCTTTCAATAAATTGGATGGCAAGGTACCAACAGAAGGAGTTTTCAAGAATACAAGTGCAATATCAATAGCAGGCAACAAGAAGCTTTGTGGGGGCATCTCAAAGCTCCACTTGCCACCATGCCCCAATACTAACCAACAAAAAAAGCAGCATAACTTGAAGCTAGTGAGAATCATAATTTGTGTGGTCATTTGTCTTCTACTGTTGTCAATTCTTACTATATGTTGGAGTAGGAGGCAAAAGCAACTATCATCTTTGATATCAAAAACAACAGACCAGAGCTCGATAGTGTCGTACCAAAGCTTATATGCTGCTACAGAAAGGTTTTCTACCAACAATTTGATTGGTTCTGGGAGTTTTGGTTCTGTGTACACAGGATTCCTAAAATCAGAAGACAGGGTCGTTGCCATAAAGGTGATCAACCTTCAAATGAGAGGAGCTCATAAGAGTTTCGTCACTGAATGCAATGCACTAAGAGTTATTAGACATCGAAACCTTGTGAAGATTCTTACATGCTGCTCAAGCATAGATTATCGCGGGGAAGAATTCAAAGCACTAGTTTTTGAGTACATGTCTAATGGAAGCTTAGAAAAGTGGCTGCATCCACAAGGTGAAACTGCAGATCGAACACATACTTTGGACCTTGCTCACAGATTAAATATTCTTATAGATATAGCTTCAGCGTTACATTATCTTCACTATGAGTGTGAACAACCTATTGTTCATTGTGATATAAAGCCAAGCAATGTGCTTCTTGATGATGACATGGTAGCTCATGTGACTGATTTTGGATTAGCAAGGATTCTCTCAACAATAAATGGCTCCTCTCATAACCAATCCAGCACAAGTGGATTCAAAGGAACCATTGGATATGCTCCTCCAGGTATGATCATTACCTGAAAACTTTAAATTCTAACATCtccttttctaaaaaaaaacagGAGTTTTAGACCATTCTTTTCTAGAATGGAATTTTATGCTTGTTGTATTATTGTTGGTATGTTATATCGCTAATCATTGACCATAATCAACGTGTTCAGAGTATGGAATAGGTTCTGAGGTGTCAACACAAGGTGATGTATATTCTTTCGGGATTCTAGTATTGGAAATGCTAACTGGCAGAAGACCCACGGAAGAATTTTTTGAAGACGGTGACAATCTTCATAACTATGTGGAAAGGGCATATCCAGAGAAGCTTTTGGAGATTGTGGACTCAACCTTTCCACTGAAACAATTAGAGAAACCATTAGCAGAAAAAGAAGGCAACATAGTGTCGTGTGTATTTTCTCTAATCAAAATTGGACTAGCTTGCTCAGTTGAATCTCCAAGAGAAAGAATAAATATGAGGGATGTCATTAGGGAGCTAAATGTAACCAGAAAAGCATTTCTTTGTGGTTTAGTAAATGTGGAGTATTGTTGAccacataaataataaattaagaatGCATGTTACTTCCAGATTATGGGTCCAACAAGCTATAAAGCTTTTAAATCAGCTTGAAATTTCCATGTAATTGGAAAGTAGTAGTGTTAGGACACCCAACTAGTTCCACTTAGAAGAGTTAATTTCCATAACTAAAAAGGAGTGGATTAGAGAAGAGAGTGGAGAGTTCTCAAATATCCTttccatattttaattattcaatAGACAATAGTTTTATGATTTCTGATGAAGATTGTATACAGCTTATCTTGTTTGTtaccttttcattttcttctcctACTTAGAGAATATGCTTGTTCTTCTATGTTTGTTTTCTTGAAATAACCTATAACATGAGCTTCTTGTCGGAAGTTCTATATAGTATACACTTATTCTACGATAGAATTACCAGTTCCTATCAAGTACATAATGGAATATCTCTATTTTTACTTCAAGAGTGACGATTGCCAACTGAGATGCAAATCTCAAgtttaatattcaaaatttaatctcAAGAACAAGATAGGCCTAATCCAGGCATCTAAGAGTCTTGCATATCGGTATCTAGTGCAAAAAGTGAGCTTATGCGAGAGTGAGAGGAAAAAATCCGAGCAGTTAGATATTGCATAAATGGAAAGGTATCTAAGTGATCATCTGAcattttaaaaaacttaaagCCTAACCATTCATGTATGGATATATGCTCAGATTTGCTCCTCTCACTCTCACATCTAGATGCAATAGGAAGCATCAAAGAGTTAGTGTTGAACCTCAAACAAAATCACTTGCAAGGGATTGTATCACTCCATTGGCCTCCAAAACAACAGGTTCAATGAAGAAATCTGACATGTGTTCACACTATAGTAGATAACAGATAGTCTTTGCATATCTCTCTTCTCAAATGATCTTGAGTTATGGAAATGGCTAAAATAAGACAGTCAAAGAAAtgtttgttttagtttttttctAACAAAAAGCTTTCGGTAGAAGCTATTCATCTCACATCTACTCAACAAAACTTCTTAGATGAGTAACTTCTATGAATGATTGTAAACATTTGGAACCTCTGTTTACTAATTATGGTCAGAAGACAGTAACAAGcatattgatataattaaaaaatgtattataaatataaataaaacctGACGCATTTCCGAGTGCTTTAGATTACATGTGGTTTGGAACATTAGGTAACAATCTCCACCTCAATGTTGAACTTTCGTTGTAAATAATTTGATATCGTAGATCCTTCAATATTTGGATGTCCTTAGATACTTGTTATATAGGCTTTCCATAGTTCAATATAGTCAATGCTGCAACTACACTTGGACTGTAGTTAGAATTAGCTCTCATCAAATCTTGTTGAGAAAGGTTGCCTTGTATTCTTTCTGAAGGCAATAGAAGCTTAACAAACTTTTCAGCTGCCACTATTTGTTCTTCTCGAAAATTGTTATCGTGTATTAAATTCCTGTAGTATAGAGCCAAGACCTCATCAAATGTCCCAGAGAAATATTGTTTTGCAACTGAATAGTAAAGTGCAATGCTTTCATTTTTACATGCATTTTAGCATACACTAGGAATAATAGCTGAATCCAAGAGAATATTGGGAAGTGAAATGTATTGTATCTTAGCTTTGTACTTAATATACCATTCAGTCAAAATATTGGCACGATATGCAACAACACAAGGTAGACGTGCAAGCTGCAGCTCCACAGCAACAGTCCCAGATGTGCATAATGCAACTCTACTTGCCTGCAATGCAGTTAATTGAAGTTAACTAGGAACAAGTCAAGAATGCAGCCTTATAGGCAAAAAGTGTAAGGTATATGGGGTCAACAAATGAATATTAAAGCTTTGTTAAAATCAATTTATCTATATTCACATAGTTAGTTGATTGTAGCTTTAAACCATTTCCAAGTTCAGAAAATTATCCTATTATGGTCCTGTCTAATATAAAGTAATATTGTAATAATAAGATGAACATGAGAAAGTACTCAGAAGGAATAGATTGAAAACATTATTCAGGAAACATTTTGAGCATAACTACCAGTAATTTGTATTGGCAGGAACAAAACTGAAAATTTCCTATGCTGTCACCAATTATGGTGCCAAGGCAACTTCAGATTTATGTATTTCTATACTGCACACAAATTTGATAAAGCTGGCTCTGTCAGAATCTGCAATGAGCTAAAAGAAACACTGGAATTGTTTCttctttcccatttttgatagaaaaataaatataataaaagatgAGTTCATGAAACCAAATTCCAACGACTTCGACATATTTGTAAAAGATGAGTGTACAAGGGGACCTTACACTAAAGGCATCATATCTCAGCTGAGTCATTCCGCCAGGAATTAAAACAGAAGGAAGAGGCCATCTATGAACAGCCTCAGCAATAAAATTTTCCACATACTTGTTAGGCGCAACATGAATGACTGTCATCATCTGAGGAAAAGTCTCTTTCAGGAGTTCCAATGTGTTTGCAAAGATGGGAAGCATCCGGGTGACTTCTTGTACCCTGCTTCCAGGAAGCAAGCTAACAACAGTGGCTCCTTAGAAGTTAAAGATCAACGAGATTTTACATCAAAATATGATTTCAAAAGCTGAACAAAAAAACTATATATGACTGTAAAAAATAACCTTTAGCCCAATTCTATCAAATATAACGTATttatttctatctttttttttttcatgttttcattttttaaatgataaaacccaatttttatatCCTTTTCTTTCACACCTACTATTTATTTCTGCaaagaaagcaaaaacaaaTACTTATCTGAGAAAAAGACTTATTAGAGTAAAATTGGTGAAAGATCAAACAATATCCTTACATGTGCCTGCACCACAAACACTAAGCAATTGAGAAAAGCATATTGAGCATGTGGATCTTCATCTGATTATCCATACCTGAGGGTATCACATGTTTATTTCGGAAATCTTCAGCATTGCCTTCAGCCCTCCAATCAGGGACTAAGTAATTGCTTCTCTGTGAAAATATCCAGCAATTACTACAAACTTAACTTTACCAAACGACTTAGCACAGTGAGAAAATCCAATACAAGTTTTGCCACATATAAAAGAcgaataaatatatattttgatcgATTGAACaatgaaaagataaattataacacagttttaatttaaatttaatgataaGCAGAAATAAGCTTTATTAAAACTACAAAATAATTGAGTCTTACCAAATTCAATTCTAGAACATCTTCTAGGACTGGATGGCCAACAAAGGTTGCAGACACTCCATTCAATTTACATATTTTATCTTCATTCGGAAGTATGCACAATAGATGATCTACAATTTCTGCTAGCCCTCTGAGTCTTGCTTCGCCTCCTTTCCATGCCCAGAATGATGGTGCTACATAGTGAAAGTGTACTGGCCAGTGTGGTTTTTGCTGATTATATCTAGCTGCAAAGCCATTCCCCCACTTGCATACAGCTTAACTGTCAACAATATAAATGTAGCAGTTTTCCCAGCAAGGCAGGGGAATTAGTACCTCTTAGCTGCTTCAAGAACCGGAAAGAAAAGCCTTTAGAGTCTACGGTTAATACAACATGAGGCTCAAATGAAGCAGCTGCTTCTACAGTTTCCTTCAATCTCAcctgaaaattttaaataagcaATCGAAATTTATGTTCTGAATATCTCATTTCACTAACACATACATGACATCTACATAACAAAATCCAACAAACAAACCTAGGACTCAATTTCAATGTTCATCTTTAGGAGGTTgatctaaaaaaaattctaaagaaTAAGAACATTCCTTAACAGTTAGTGCTAACATAATTACATGTCCtacttattttaaataaaaatctaaaaaattatacttcATATCAATAAGGGTGAGCCTTAGTACAACAGAATGCTTTGCTTCCTTGTGACCTAATATTGGCTTATTAGAATAAGGCTGCTTACATCTGTCCTTCCATACCCCAGTAGATGGAAGGCTAGTGCGCTTatgtttcaaaattcaaattaataaagTCATAGCAAAACTTCAGCTACTATAAAAAGGTAGGGTATATTACCCTCTTAACTAGAAATGTTGACTATTgcaaagaaagcaaggaagatAATATTCACACACTCACTCGGATTCTATACAAATGCGGCAGTAGTTCCCAAATTCCCATGACCGAGATATCCTCAATGGGAAAAAGAGATTGCATTCCTTCACTTGACATCTTAGCCCTGAAATAGATAAACATCAAAATGATAGATAGTAACATAAAAGTTAACAGAACTCCAAAATGAGTTCTTCCAAGTtccaaagagaaaagagagtgaTCAAAGTTACAAATGGAGAAAACGAATCCTTTCATTGATTACAGAATCACAGTCAGCTTATATACAAGTCCCTAGAATGTAATCATGTAACTAACTATGCAAGCTAAGCAACAGCTAGAAAAGGAAATTTAACTAATTCTAACTAACTCTAGGTTCTTCATCAATATGACTTCAATCATCAATTCTCGATTTGCATAGATCACAATCAATCATTATGAGATGAAcattttcaatttctctttgcttcttttcttattgatgaTTTAAGAGCGAAGAAAACGGTGTTACCCT encodes the following:
- the LOC107464649 gene encoding probable LRR receptor-like serine/threonine-protein kinase At3g47570, whose amino-acid sequence is MPLVSTPYPIWSMYLFHASFLFYVYLVWLQLTTAATAALGNDTDFMALLKFKESISDDPHGVLTSWNTSTHFCNWHGVTCSTKHQRVVMLNLKRSDLRGIISPYIGNLSFLRNLYLQNNSFYGEIPTELGRLFRLQQLSLSNNILTGEFPIKLTNCSDLRHLNVSSNNLHGKIPIEIGSLRKLEKLNLFTNNFSGQIPPTMWNISSLDVLSLAYNNLEGNLPEEMGQLRNLSVFAVPGNKLSGTLPASLYNMSSLFFITAAENQFHGSLPANMFSTLTNLQVFGIGANQMSGPIPTSITNASLLQVFDIGVNSFVGQVPSLGMLKHLHWLNLNYNNLGNGSDNDLDFTTSLVNCTKLENLILSTNKFGGPLPNSIGNLSSQLIRLYLGDNQIYGTIPESIGNYINLIALVLEYNQFTGTVPNTFGKLHKLQLLGLGINQLSGQIPSSLGNLTQLLQISISNNKLEGKIPPIVGNWQKLQYLELSGNNLSGAIPLEVFSLFTLSTLLNLSHNSFSGTLSVEVGTLNNLGTLDLSKNDLFGEIPTTIGECINLEYLNLQGNSFYGTIPPSIASLKSLIQLDLSQNKLSGSIPTALQSLSLLTYLNLSFNKLDGKVPTEGVFKNTSAISIAGNKKLCGGISKLHLPPCPNTNQQKKQHNLKLVRIIICVVICLLLLSILTICWSRRQKQLSSLISKTTDQSSIVSYQSLYAATERFSTNNLIGSGSFGSVYTGFLKSEDRVVAIKVINLQMRGAHKSFVTECNALRVIRHRNLVKILTCCSSIDYRGEEFKALVFEYMSNGSLEKWLHPQGETADRTHTLDLAHRLNILIDIASALHYLHYECEQPIVHCDIKPSNVLLDDDMVAHVTDFGLARILSTINGSSHNQSSTSGFKGTIGYAPPEYGIGSEVSTQGDVYSFGILVLEMLTGRRPTEEFFEDGDNLHNYVERAYPEKLLEIVDSTFPLKQLEKPLAEKEGNIVSCVFSLIKIGLACSVESPRERINMRDVIRELNVTRKAFLCGLVNVEYC
- the LOC107464585 gene encoding LOW QUALITY PROTEIN: probable lipid-A-disaccharide synthase, mitochondrial (The sequence of the model RefSeq protein was modified relative to this genomic sequence to represent the inferred CDS: substituted 1 base at 1 genomic stop codon); this translates as MLGATVGKTLCRRKWSPSSSSALWFSSVPRTKAPLEMAERDGELRVFVVAGEVSGDSIASRVMASLKLLSPFPLRFAGVGGAKMSSEGMQSLFPIEDISVMGIWELLPHLYRIRVRLKETVEAAASFEPHVVLTVDSKGFSFRFLKQLRARYNQQKPHWPVHFHYVAPSFWAWKGGEARLRGLAEIVDHLLCILPNEDKICKLNGVSATFVGHPVLEDVLELNLRSNYLVPDWRAEGNAEDFRNKHVIPSGATVVSLLPGSRVQEVTRMLPIFANTLELLKETFPQMMTVIHVAPNKYVENFIAEAVHRWPLPSVLIPGGMTQLRYDAFSASRVALCTSGTVAVELQLARLPCVVAYRANILTEWYIKYKAKIQYISLPNILLDSAIIPSVCXNACKNESIALYYSVAKQYFSGTFDEVLALYYRNLIHDNNFREEQIVAAEKFVKLLLPSERIQGNLSQQDLMRANSNYSPSVVAALTILNYGKPI